ttgctttcaaaaaaaaaaaagttatcttTTAGCAAAAGAGCTTAAGAAGAGGGGTCAATCTGCAAAAAATGCAGGtaaaatctatttaatataaaagaaaaaaagtcaCCAAATATTTTCCACTAAAAGGGAATAGCATTAGTCATGAAAACACGTGGAACAGTTTGGATGAACACGAAGCTAAAAccttaatgttgtgtttggttggggagaatggaatggaatgaaatgaaatgagtaaaaaatacttgaaactaatagagataggaagaatgttttgaaaaaatttgaaggagtgcaaaattgctatgatgagatttgagaagaaattgaggatgagagagaatggagcattccatctcaaatggaaAGGGTGATATCTAGCATGTGGTGtagggaatggaatggaggaagtaatgaaatttcttaaaaatcatccacaagatagttcatttttcattccattccttccggaatcattcaccccaaccaaacacaacataaaggTTTTATACGAGGGGCATAAGAAAGAGCCACGCGGTGAACATGCAAAGGGAGGGAACAAAATAAAGGAAGTTTGTTGAAGCAGCAATAATGAGTTTGAGGTTTTCAGCAACAGATATATTTAGCTTGCTCAAGCTGACATGTCACATGAGTACATgataaatagtactccctccgtcccacaatacatgtcttttttgaaaaaattacgcatattaagaaagcaTTGATTAGATAAAATATTCTCACCtctacccctaataaatgcatgaatgtagactcttattcaacctacattaattgttatacaactttcaagaagggtaattttgaaatatttgcaatatatttgcattggaaactaaaagtagacatgtattgtgagacaaattttttttccaaaagagacatgtattgtgggacggagggagtactcgaTAAGTTTGTTGgatgaaattaatttatttttgtctAAGAGATTCATCATTTATATGTTGGTTGCGGTGTCTGAAAATTAATTACACCACATTAATAATTcactgctttttttttttttctggtaATTTTGTGTTTGACAGTTGATTCCATTTATAAACGATACGAGGCTTGAGGGTATGTTTTAAAGTTATTGCATTTAGTGGCGAAATAAGGACAAAAGTTAAGGAGGCTGCATTCCTAACCGAGTGTATTTTAATTCCGATGgatgttaataaatttttatttgtcagGTCCAAATTTCATATTATTGCAGATTCCCACTTCCTTTACAACAGTTTCTTTGAAACATGATTTATACTATTGtagaatttcataaataataaaagaagcttcatattctaaatatttattttgttataagGAGCATTTGATCCGAAATCGAACTTGTGGGCAATGCATCAAAACCGTACAGctcatgttgattccaatttccaaaggCCTTGACCGAAATGTAGCCAAGGGCCTCTCAAGTCAGAACTGATTAGGAGTTGGTGGAGGAGGTATTGGTCTGTTTGGACTGGTCTAGTGGTTCTGGACTGACCATCTTGAGCTGAACTGGGCCTGGTATGCTTAGGTTGTTCAAAGTGGACTCTGACACTTTGTTGATTCTGGAGCTGTCATATTGGTACCTCATTTcgacattttcattttttgctTACAATTTAGTTCTAGAGCATTTTGAAGGTTGACTTTTTAAGTaaaataatttaccaaatatatagaggataaaaagttattttttataatgatataatgaTAGTATTTAATTAACAAAGTTAAAGGATGATATAAAGGATAAAAGAGTGGAATATGTGATGTCTTAGTTACGACTATATAAAAGGCGATGGGGGAAATATGTGAAACAATACTTTTGAAAAAGATTTAGTTTGATTATTACCGATTAATAGGATTGAATTAAATAATAAGAGTATAATaagtttatatacatatttgaaAATGGGTACAGAAAGTTGGGAAGTGTCCCCTTTGCGCTGTGGATGCTCTAAAGCCCATAAAAGTGTGTTTGGGCCTCCAATTACAATTCAATACCTAATGTTTgaacaataacaataacaataatcatttGATCTTTTCAGGTTTCATATTGGGCAATTTTACATGCATTATTTGTGATAAAGggtttttatatatatcatatattttgaattaagaaaaaggtTTTTGCGTCCATTCTTAAGACATTATATAATGTCATGTCCATGAACATTCATGTAGGGCTATCTATAACAGTCCTCAGCTTCTAAGATCATACTATTTCATTATACAGGCACCAGTCTTAAATTCCGTGATTAATGGGATTCATAAAAAAGTTTGCTCAAGCCTGAAAAGACAGAAAAAATATGCAGACCTCAATTTAATAAGTGGCTATTGAGTAGTGAGTAAAAGGCAAACAAAACCAGAGAAAAAGATTTACTAGTATCTTAAGAGGGTCCTTAAATGTTTTCTTTGACAAATACCTACCAGCATATTAGTTGTTAACTTGTTATCATCTCCACCTGATCTCCATCCTTTCTGGCAACTTCTGTTGAGCTTTTATCCTGTAGAAAAAGTTGTTAGATGTGTCTCAGCTACAATTGCAAGTCCATGTCCATCTGTAAATGGTCTGTGCATTATTTGGTTCAAATTCAACATGAGTCCTATTCATGTCACCTGTTGACACTAACATGTCTTGTGGATCTGATTTATCAGCCAATGCTGATTGCCATTTTCCACTACACCACTGCTCTCATTTGCTCACACTGTTAGCCCCCAGCATCATTAGCCACCCATTTTAGAAATCTTTTCTCCTTTTTGccgatttttttattaatttatcttgGAACTCTTTTTTCTCAATAACAAGAGGTCGAGATTTAGGAAGGACAAAAAAcaactattatatattttgacaaGGTAGAGAATAATTGCAATATGTAGCCATGATTTTAAAAACCACTGATTCAGTCGATTAATCCCTTATTAATTTCCTTCAAAATACCTTCCCTgattcgatttttaaaattcgATTAATCATTATAGATTCTTCTTGAATGATATGTTATATGGTAAATtagattaatatattaaatattataatatacctgatttttaatttaattaatccttaatCATATTTACCGATTCTCGTTTTTTACAATCAGGTACTCAATAAAATTCAACTTGTTAAAACACGTCATAATCAATGTCACACGCACAAATATCAGAATACAGCCAGATGGACATAATAAGAGGGGAGAAAAAACAGAGGGGGGTTGAGAAGGATATGAGAAATTGAACAATGTCGAGCATATACCCACATATGTGATGAAGTGACAAAGTAGTGTAATTGACTAATAAAAGCAAGTAGCCAGATTGGATACTTTTGTTGTCCGTCCAGGGACCAGCCAGCTCTTGAGGTGGTCCATTTTTCATCCACAGCCTCACCATGCACTCATTGCCCCTTCACCACCATCAAACTGGATCTCTATGACCATCCACGCACACACGCAGTAGCACATGTATGTGTTTCTCGGATTTGATTCTACTTCCTAGCTGTTCAAGGGACTTGCATTGCGTGCACCGAACGAATGGTCATTTTGAGGCTCAGATTGTTCCGAAAACACGTCCTGTGTGAAAATTTTTCTTTGCACGGCTAAATTATGAGGTTGAGGACTGATTGAAATTGTAAATGATTTCCGGCATGAATCGATGCCTATTTCAATTTATAAGCACTAAACACTAGAGTTCGACTCTAACTCAATCCGAGAcatatactcatttgtaaggcacATAAGCCTAAATTATACTAATGATATCAAATCTCTGGTATGAATcgaatttcttttctttcttttttctcctATTTTCCCCCTAATTTTTGCATGGGAACATTATATATTGAGTTGAGGTGGCATActggcatataaaattaaagtgcTGTTGGAAAAAAAAGGGTGAACGGAATAATGTCAAGTTCAAAATGACTGTATTTGACAAAGCAAAGAGAAAAACGTAAAATGATGAAAGGCCAGCTTTGCAATTCAGCCTCATTATTTGGTCAAACTCCACTCACATTGCGTTCCATAATTGCCAAACTTATCTTCAAAATTTCAtgcttaaaaaattaaaaagaatatcaGACTTAAATTGTGCTCCTctactttattatatataatgattaatttatttatatatttttccagAACTTGTGATCGCAttaataaaagtaaataaatatttaaaaaattcaaccaataaataaaaatatatatagaaaaatttaaaaacaacatttctaactatataataaatttctTAATGTGTGTGGTCAAATGTCACATATTGTTTTTTCTCTCAAAAATTCGACTCATAATTATGTATATCAGTATATGTCGTGTCAAACGTTTAAGTTAATTTTGAAAGTTCATGCTTCATCGATTTTAAAACTACCGTATCTTTCGTTCTTGTATATCGATTTCTGATCAGttaaattgattatttttaatttaaaaatatattatataattgacaaaaataatgaaaatttattattgagaaatatatttaatttattttaatacgcaattttagattttaaaaataattaataaataatttaaaaaaattagtaataaaataatctatttaaattctgaaaatcaaaatgaacataTAGAGATGGATAACAAAAAAATCTCCAACCGACTGAAATCGAGCGAGACCGGGAAAAAGGCGATGCAGCATCCACCGCTCTCGTGCAAGTCTATCTATCTACTCATACCgttataatttattgattttgcGTAGGAAGCTATGCAATATTGCGTCGCAGCCCTAGAATATGCTGCCTGACCCTGACAATGTTTTCGACCTCGAGCCCATCAACAAATTATAGGTGTACTCCACACTCCTCTCTTGTGCGCATATTTGTTGAttcttttttcttaaatataatattataatttattaaaaaaattctgaataaatttattaaaaataaatgagacaaagagaaaattaatttttgaaataatgcaTTTAATCAGTGATTGACCGCATATTCATTGTATATACTACACAATATTGCTTGATGTTGTTAATATCTTCACACCATCGTCAAAGAAGATGCCTCTCTCTGGCCAAAGTCCAAACAAGCTTATTTGGTCTTTCACTCCGTGAACTTTACACTTATATGTGTAATGCAAATTCTAATGCAACGAATCATGTAACTAAATatgatttcaaaatattaatattttaaaactgtATTTATGATAGATTTTAGTTGATAATTTGCAAATATGACTACATCAGTTATAAatcgtatttttaaaaatatttttcaaaattgatatttttgaaaatattttcttctctaaaattctttttgaacttttttgtaACTTGGGTACATCCGgaaaaaatcctaaaatttatatatgtataaataaagagatTGAGAGTGTTCTTAGACAACCGCCCTAGAATAAAAGACCTCCAAtaatagatttaaaatatttttgtaaatgcgCAGGCTGGATCCTATATACGAAATTACCATCAATATTTAACATGATCGCTAAATACAACTCGACCTCAGAGTCTTGGACCCgattttctcataaataaaataaatctatacaTTTAAACGGAAAGAGAAGTGGGAAATACGTGTACTCGCTAGCCACTATCCCGCAGCCGGGTGCGCGCTTCCCCTAGGCTACCACCCCTCTACATTGctgtataaataaataaattaataaataaataaataaaatattcactcgTCTAGTGAACATATATGTAGGCAGAAAAGACGATATAATAACTCATACGTCAAATTTTCAACActgcaaatatttatttacgAAAAAATAATCACAGATTCTTTGTCCATATACCAAAAAACAAAatagttttataaaaattaaataattatgacaaaaaataataattaaataataaatatatatattacagtttcAGTTGAAACCCAGCACTGCTTTCATTTTCACACCAAACCCACCCTTTTTATTATTCCCCTTCTTTCCCCGTCCTACTCCattctcctcttcttcttccccAAAATATTGAAAACTCACTTTCTACTCAACCCCCTCCTTTTTATTACACGAACTCTTCATCTTCAGACAACCTTTTCAAGAACTCGAAACAGAGGACAAGGGGTGTTTAAGGAAACCATAATGGGCAAATGGAGAGTGGTCTTAATACTCTCCACACTACAACTCCTAACTCTTCTTACACCAACAAAACCAGATCCGAAAGACGAATCATGTCTTACCCACTTAAGCCAATCACTTGAAGACCCAAACAAGAACCTCCAAAACTGGACCAAAGCCACTTTCTCAAACCCATGTACTGGCTTCACCTCGTACCTCCAAGGCGCCACTTGTAATAACGGCCGTATCTACAAACTCTCTCTCTCGAATCTCTCTCTCAAAGGCTCCATCTCTCCTTATATAGCTAACTGCACTAATCTCCAAGCTCTTGACTTATCGTCAAACGCTCTATCCGGTTCAATCCCGACCGATCTTCAGTTCCTCGTGAACCTAGCGGTTCTTAACCTCTCGGCGAACCATCTCTCCGGTTCGATACCTCCGCAGATTGCCATGTGCGCGTACCTAAACGTTATAGATCTTCATGACAACGTGTTAACCGGTCCGGTTCCGCAGCAGCTCGGTCTTTTAGTCCGGCTCTCGGTTCTCGATGTTTCGAATAACAAGCTCTCCGGTCCAATTCCGGGTAATCTCGGGAACCGGACCGGTTTGCCGAGATTCAACGCGTCGTCGTATGAGGGCAATAAAGATCTGTATGGGTACCCTTTGCCACCTATGAAGAATAAAGGGCTTTCGATTCTAGCCATTGTAGGGATTGGGCTTGGAAGTGGGCTTTTGAGTTTGGTCCTTAGCTTCACAGCTGTGTGTATTTGGTTGAGAGTCACTGATCGCAAAACGGCGTCGGCTGAACAAGAAGGCAAAATCACACAGCTCATGCCtgattattaaattcaattaatcactCAGGTCTGTTGGTTATTATTTcgattttacatatatataattaaatattacaatgTTACAGCACTGAGTAGTGggctagttttttttattttaatgttgTTAGTGATGATGTTGATGGGGGTTCATGTTTGTTGATCAGTTGTATTGTCTTTTTACTGATCCTGGGTATTTTCTCGTTGTttaactacttttttttttaacctTTTAGTTTGTTGTGTTGTAATGTCCATATTTTTTGGAAACAATTAACAATGTGTATATATGAAGAACTTGTGGGTGGTATAGATACATATCTAATCCATTTGTCAGTTCTGAATTTACATTTTTACTGCATTGTACATTGTATAAATTGTGTCGGAGTAGATTTCTGATAGACGATTGTTACAACATACTTACTTCATTAGTCATGCTTTATTACCATAAATAAATTGTAAGTTGCaatgaattattttaatctGTAAGACTAGAGTAGATGTTTCATTAGTCATACTTTATTACCATAGATAAATTGTAAGTTGCAACGAATTATTTTAATCTATAAGACTAGAGTAGATATCCGACAAATGATTGTTACAACATACTTGCGTCATTGGTCATTATGAgagataaatgataagttgcaTCAAATTGTTTAATTTGTAAGACTGGATAGGCCCATGACTGGTATCAAATTTATGTGTTATTCCTTTAGGAAGATAAGAGTAGGGGGGCTTGATAAATTATACCGCAACAATTATCCATTCAATACGTAGACATGGTTATGAGTACTAGAATCTTGGTAAATTATACTGCAACAATCATTGAGTGGGTTAAATTATACTGCAACAATCATCCAATACGTTATACTTAGACATGGTCATGGGTACTAGAATCTTGGTAAATTATACTGCAACTATCATGGAGCGGGGTAAATTATACCACAGCAATCCTTATTCCTCGACCCTATACATTTACACTGGTATGGGTTTATAGTAAAATAGTAAATGCATGTTGGGTGGCAGAATGTACTAATCTGCGGTATTTTGTCTGGTGGTAGGCTAAATTACATACAACTCACTGCAAGTCTGGGACAGTGGTCTCGGTTATGAAAGATCCACATGCCTCAATTATATAAACAAGTTCTAGTAAAAAGTCATAAATTACTGGTAGGCTACAGGAGTGGAGGACTTGATGTATATAGTTTAGTTGTAGCAGTAGCCATTAGTGTTGTATGAGGAACTGACCAATTCTTTCTTCCAAGTTCCAACTACTCTATCTTATCCTAAATGCAACTGTTAATACATTTATCTGTTCAATGCTTCTcattaaataatttttccatTGGATGATATGATGCTACTGCCTCACAATTGTCTGCTCTTTTAGTAATGTGATGCTTGCTCATCTACGATTCCAGAACAGGGACTGGGGACCGGGCAGGGGTGTCTTCTGCTGCTACTCAATTGAACCGGGTAAAATGTATTTATAATAACTACCGTTATTCGAAGTGCTTACAATACCTTACACGGTTGATCAATGCATTTGTATATGGGTACAGAGAACCGCGAGGATCACCTGAAAACTTGGTTTGGTTTTCATAAATCTACGATTCTCGCGGTTTTCATATTCTCCGGTGAGGGGTACCCTACATGTTTAGCTTACATTTGCAAGGATGCAACTATACAATTTTTGAAGATCACGTTTGCCCCTCTTTCTGTTTTTTGAAGATCACTCCCACCGAAAGTTTAAAATTAGTCAAAGTTTGGTTTTGAGTCAAATCATCAACGGCACCATCAAGAATGGCATGTACACACATAAACATACATATGGAGTATCATGCATACCCTACATGTACAGGTAACAATTGATGAATGCAAATCATCACGCAAAGGGAACACTTTGTGCCTCGTATGAGTGCTTTCGTTTACAATTTGTGTGTACAGTCCTTTGTGGTAAATTTTTGGCTTGGGAAAAATAAAGGAGTGGTTGTATGTAATTTAGGACCAGGAGACCATCAGAAATGCCAGGACCATGCTTCCTGGCTCCCTGTTTGCCTTTTACTTTTATCACCCCACCTTGCTTTTTACTCAAATTTACTTACCAGATCTATAAATTTCGGATCATGTTTGAAAGTCCGATAAAATTGttttctaataaatattttttatttataagtcaATTATGAGAACTGATAATAATAAGCATGGTTGAAATCGGGGATTAGTTCATTGACATGCCGATTTAGGATTTTCCGAAACCGGAGATTTTAATTCGATCgataaaatatcttttaataattaatgcGGAAGTTTTCAAGAGATTTTTAGAATTACTGATAGTAAGTTATGAAAATATATGTCAAACAATATGaaagttaaaaacaaatcaCAAAATTTAAACTGTTTTACTAGCACAGGAGAGCATTGTGTAATCTGCCTTTGAACCAACGTCTCTCTCTAGCCACATGGTAAGCTGCTGAAAGCTGCAGATTGTTTGATATAAAAACCAAAGATCATATAATTGAACCCAGAGGAGAATTATAATTTCTTTGCTCAGTAATGAGTTAGAGTGTAAAGTAAATTATTAAACTCAAATCTCAATTATGACATGCCAATGCCACAAACCTCGGACTGCATTTTGCGTGGCCTCAAATTTAACTCTACCATTTCTTCATCCATCAAGACTAATGCTTTTTCACAGTAATGATTTATAGGTATTTTTTATGGTGAATAATATCTacttctacttatatatatagtagcccaacaggttcgtgtcaagcctccctcctgagcaaataaattacctagctccgaacctgagcctaactccgaacctaacatccctgagcctaactccgaacctaacatcttctcatatatataaaaaaaaagatgttattcaTGAGGCTCGAACTTGGGATCTCTCCAATACAAATACAttactcaaaccacttgagctacacaaacaattagtttattactcaaaagcattaatcacatactttaaaacttttgtatttatattcgtctcaatatcttatttatttgagatgagttattatttcagttaagtctcatatattgtttacatgatagattaatatctataaattaattatttacataaataaatttaaaattaaaaaaaatatgaataatcgggttcgtgccatgattcggatttcaaaaaatagatataattcgtattcgaattcaaatctaacttaatagtttaaacgagcaccgatacaatattatagaaattttaagtcatgaatgtgagaaataagtacaaaaactgaggtttaagcgagcatctttgaaagtaaaaattgttgggctttcaacatgggctatgtcatattaatttcttttattataaaaggcaatttacaaagagattacaatattttggagaacacgaaataaggtgactgaaagaatattcttatgtagaatatttttttattttaaacttatgaattcagaatttgatgtgtaactaaatctttttttaaaaaaattatagatataaagatagtgacaatacatcaaatttggtgtcggaaaatatatctaaatgatataattttgatgatatatgtatttgaaatactataacttgtgatatgaaggtgaatttaaggaaattttatattgttaatcaaaagtcaaccacataataataaaacgcgtttacgagaactactaaaaagatttgagttataaattttactttgttaaataaaataacacagagaaataagttatatatattaaagtcttaaaactataatttttaatatgccatcatccaatatataacataccagttaaataaaatgattcaaactacagttaaattaatcatttacaaattaaactaataaaatataattaattctgaaccggataatctgatgcgatacggtgaaactaatatcaggttaaacgggactagaacaagaatagttttttcatgattcaaaatatcgaatatataacttgatctttaacaattgaacatgatatgccacattgatcactcctaataaatacgagta
This genomic window from Daucus carota subsp. sativus chromosome 7, DH1 v3.0, whole genome shotgun sequence contains:
- the LOC108196924 gene encoding receptor-like protein 44 → MGKWRVVLILSTLQLLTLLTPTKPDPKDESCLTHLSQSLEDPNKNLQNWTKATFSNPCTGFTSYLQGATCNNGRIYKLSLSNLSLKGSISPYIANCTNLQALDLSSNALSGSIPTDLQFLVNLAVLNLSANHLSGSIPPQIAMCAYLNVIDLHDNVLTGPVPQQLGLLVRLSVLDVSNNKLSGPIPGNLGNRTGLPRFNASSYEGNKDLYGYPLPPMKNKGLSILAIVGIGLGSGLLSLVLSFTAVCIWLRVTDRKTASAEQEGKITQLMPDY